DNA sequence from the Mangifera indica cultivar Alphonso chromosome 18, CATAS_Mindica_2.1, whole genome shotgun sequence genome:
ATTTTACAGTTTTTTGGACTGAGATTTGAAgagaaaataacttttttttaatcttttatcaGTAGATTTCAATACAATCCCatcaaagttatatttttttaatggaaaatcATTAAAAGGTTTAAACAACTACAAGTCTCTGTCGGTCTGTCTTTCCATTTTGGTCTTTTACAGTACACCCCCTTTCTCCGTGTTTGTGTTTCATTGTGTTTGTTCTGTTACacatcatataaatattttgaagcCGCTTTTTTGTTACTGTTCTGTGCTTTTTTTTCGTTGATTTTGAGGCATAAACGTTTGATTTTCAAGATGATTTGTTCGATCAAAAGTTCTGTGCCCGTTCCAGCGTTGAGTGGGTCTGATTCGGTTTCTCAAAAGAGGATTGTTTCACTGACACAAAGGCGATCTTCTCTTTCGCCATCTTTACCACAAATCATCCCAAAGTTTTCACTTTCTGTCACGAAACCACTCCATGTTTCATCGGTTTCAAGCTTTGAGAAACCCCGGAAGTCGTTGGTCACATGCAAGGCTTTTGAAGCGGACAAATCGCAGCCCATTGAAGGATCAGGAGTGGCCAAATCGGAGACGGCAAGAAAGATCAAAATCGGAATTTATTTTGCGACCTGGTGGGCTTTGAATGTGGTgttcaatatatataacaagAAGGTATTGAATGCGTTTCCATATCCGTGGTTGACTTCAACCCTGTCTCTGGCTTGTGGATCTTTGATGATGTTGATTTCGTGGGCAACAAGAATTGCGGAGACTCCAAAGACGGATTTAGAGTTTTGGAAGACTTTGCTTCCTGTAAGTGAAAGTGGGCTTTGTTTGGTTGACGagaaaagtggaaaaaaaaataatgagagaAAGTGAcgtttttggtttttattggTTTGCTATTTTTGCTGGTGGAAGATAATTACAGTTTGTTTGGGTGCTGGGAATGTGGAGGAAAAAGAACgctaaaatagatttttaagtgggtttgaaaaaatattttatgttgtcTTGTCCTGGCTCCAAGGGAAAAAGGGTGAAAAATCTTATGGGTTtgtgttttaattgtttattgaagaTAATTTCACTTTGTTTATTTGGCTGCTGGGTTTCTGAAgtgaagggaaaagaaaattaagatttgattttgGGAGTCTTTTCTTAATTATCTTAAGTTGTGTCTTGATTTAAGGGATAAAAGATCCAAAATTTTTGAACTTGGCTTAGTTAACTTGTTTTTACTATGTTTAAAATTTCCGTTCAAAATCAAACATAGAGATGGGGAATTTTGTtacctaggttttttttttttttctagtttttaatATGCAAGCAAATTGGTTGAAGATGCTGTGATCTTTATGTAATTCTGATCGAAACAGGTTGCTGTGGCACATACAATTGGGCATGTTGCGGCAACAGTGAGTATGTCTAAGGTGGCAGTTTCTTTCACCCACATCATCAAGAGTGGAGAGCCAGCTTTCAGTGTCTTGGTTTCAAGGCTTCTGTTGGGTGAGAGCTTCCCGGTGCCAGTGTACTTGTCCCTTTTACCGATCATAGGTGGCTGTGCTCTTGCTGCCGTGACTGAGCTAAACTTCAACATGACTGGTAATAAAAGCCTACGTTGTTTCTGAGAACTGGAATAGCTCCATGTATTTGATTTATTGTCTGTTTTATTTGGTCAACTTCACATTTGATTGTTCATATCTTTTATCACTAAGAAAGTGTAAACTGAGAAAAGAATGGATCTGGGTATTGTCATTTGGGATTGAGAAAAGAATTATGCTCAAATTGAGGTCAACTTGCCAATCATTTGATTTAATGAATACATTGAGTGAGTGCTTAGCGTAAGAAATGGTCACATcacaaattaaatttgcttaattAACCATGAATCCAGATTTTTGTGTGAAGGGAGATTTTTATTCTTATGATCATTTCTAGGCAATGATGAAGTATTTTTGGTCTGTTGAAGCACATGGGGCTTGAATCGTAATT
Encoded proteins:
- the LOC123201975 gene encoding glucose-6-phosphate/phosphate translocator 2, chloroplastic-like — translated: MICSIKSSVPVPALSGSDSVSQKRIVSLTQRRSSLSPSLPQIIPKFSLSVTKPLHVSSVSSFEKPRKSLVTCKAFEADKSQPIEGSGVAKSETARKIKIGIYFATWWALNVVFNIYNKKVLNAFPYPWLTSTLSLACGSLMMLISWATRIAETPKTDLEFWKTLLPVAVAHTIGHVAATVSMSKVAVSFTHIIKSGEPAFSVLVSRLLLGESFPVPVYLSLLPIIGGCALAAVTELNFNMTGFMGAMISNLAFVFRNIFSKKGMKGKSVRGMNYYACLSMLSLLILTPFAIAVEGPQMWAAGWQTAVSQIGPQFIWWVAAQSVFYHLYNQVSYMSLDEISPLTFSIGNTMKRISVIVSSIIIFHTPVQPINALGAAIAILGTFLYSQAKQ